The Streptomyces collinus DNA segment GAGGTGTCACTCGCCACCCCCTGACGAGCCCGGAGACGGCGGGAGGGGCCCCGCACCGCGGAGCCCCTCCCGTTGACCGGTCGGCCGATCAGTCCTCGTACGCGTCCAGCGGCGGGCAGGAGCACACCAGGTTCCGGTCGCCGTAGGCCTGGTCGATGCGGCGCACCGGCGGCCAGTACTTGTCGGCGGTCGACACCCCGGCCGGGAAGACGGCCTCCTCACGGCTGTAGGCGTGCTCCCACTCCCCGGCGAGCGCGCCGGCGGTGTGCGGAGCGCCGCGCAGTGGGTTGTCCTCCGCGGGCCACTCGCCGGAGCCGACCTTCTCGATCTCCGCGCGGATGGCGATCATCGCCTCGCAGAACCGGTCCAGCTCGGCCAGGTCCTCCGACTCGGTCGGCTCGATCATCAGCGTCCCGGCCACCGGGAACGACATGGTCGGCGCGTGGAAGCCGTAGTCGATCAGCCGCTTGGCGACGTCGTCGACGCTCACACCGGTCGCCTTGGTCAGCGGGCGCAGGTCGATGATGCACTCGTGGGCGACGAGCCCGCCGGGACCGGTGTAGAGGACCGGGTAGTGCGGCTCCAGCCGCTTGGCGATGTAGTTGGCGCTGAGCACGGCCACCTGCGTGGCCCGCTTCAGCCCCTCGCCGCCCATGAGCCGGACGTACGCCCATGAGATGGGCAGGATGCCGGCCGAGCCCCAGGGAGCCGCCGAGATGGGGCCGACGCCCGTCTCCGGGCCGGCCTCGGGCTGCAGCGGGTGGTTCGGCAGGTAGGGCGCGAGGTGCTCACGCACCGCGACCGGGCCGACGCCGGGGCCTCCGCCGCCGTGCGGGATGCAGAAGGTCTTGTGCAGGTTCAGGTGCGAGACGTCGCCGCCGAAGTGCCCCGGCTTGGCGAGCCCGACAAGAGCGTTGAGGTTGGCCCCGTCGACGTAGACCTGCCCGCCCGCCTCGTGCACCTGCGCACAGATGTCGGCGACGTGCTCCTCGAACACACCGTGCGTGGACGGGTACGTGATCATCAGCACGGCCAGCTGGTCGCGGTACTGCTCGATCTTCGCCCGCAGGTCATCGACGTCGATCTCGCCGTCCTCGGCGGTCTTCACGACCACGACCTTCATGCCCGCCATGACGGCGCTGGCGGCGTTGGTGCCGTGCGCGGACGACGGGATCAGGCAGACGGTGCGCTGCTCGTCCCCGTTGGCCCGGTGGTACCCGCGGACGGCGAGCAGACCGGCCAGCTCACCCTGAGACCCGGCGTTCGGCTGGAGGGAGACCTTGTCGTAGCCGGTGACCTCGGCGAGGCGGTCCTCCAGCTCGTGGATGAGGGTGAGGTAGCCCCCTGCCTGCTCGGCGGGCGCGAAGGGGTGCAGCTGCCCGAACTCGGGCCAGGTGACCGGCTCCATCTCGGTCGTCGCGTTGAGCTTCATCGTGCAGGAGCCCAGCGGGATCATGCCCCGGTCGAGCGCGTAGTCGCGGTCGGCCAGCTTGCGCAGGTAGCGCAGCATGGCGGTCTCGGAGCGGTGCTGGTGGAAGACGGGGTGGGTCAGGTAGTCGTCGGTACGCAGCAGCGCGGCCGGCAGCCCGTCCTCGGTCGATGCGTCCAGTGCCTCGACGACACCTTCGACACCGAAGGCGGCCCATACGGCACGCAGCTGGGCCCGCGTCGTGGTCTCGTCGCAGGCGATCGAGACGCGGTCGGCGTCGACGAGGCGCAGGTTGACCCCGTTGTCACGGGCGGCGGCCACGACCTCGGCGGCCCGGCCCTCGACGCGCACGGTCACCGTGTCGAAGTAGGAGCCGTGCACGACCTCGACCCCGCCGTTCGCGAGTCCGGCGGCGAGGACGGTGGCGTACCGGTGGGTGCGCCGCGCGATGCCCTTCAGGCCCTCCGGACCGTGGTAGACGGCGTACATGCCGGCCATGACGGCGAGCAGCACCTGCGCGGTGCAGATGTTGCTGGTGGCCTTCTCACGGCGGATGTGCTGCTCACGCGTCTGCAGCGCCAGCCGGTAGGCCTTGTTGCCGTCGGCGTCCACGGACACGCCGACGAGCCGCCCGGGCAGGCTGCGCGCCATCTTGTCCTGGACTGCCATGTAGCCGGCGTGCGGTCCGCCGAAGCCCATGGGGACGCCGAAGCGCTGCGTCGTGCCGACGGCGATGTCCGCCCCGAGCTCACCGGGCGACTTCAGCAGCGTCAGCGCCAGCAGGTCGGCGGCGACGGTGACGAGCGCCCCGAGCTCGTGCGCCCGGTCGATGACCGGCTTGATGTCCCGCACGGCACCGGAGGCGCCCGGGTACTGGAGCAGCACGCCGTTGATGTCGCGCTCGGCGATGTCGGCGGGGATGCCCTCGCTCAGGTCGGCGACGACGACCTCGACTCCGGCCGGCTCGGCGCGGGTCTGGATCACGGCGACGGTCTGCGGCAGCGTGTCCGCGTCGACCAGGAACAGGCCCTTCTTGTTCTTGCCCAGGCGCCGCGACAGCGCCATGGCCTCGGCGGCCGCGGTGCCCTCGTCGAGCAGGGAGGCGCCGGAGGTCGGCAGACCGGTCAGCTCGGCGACCATCGTCTGGAAGTTGAGCAGCGCCTCCAGCCGGCCCTGCGAGATCTCCGGCTGGTACGGCGTGTAGGCCGTGTACCAGGACGGGTTCTCCATGACGTTGCGCATGATGACGGGCGGCGTGAAGGTGCCGTAGTAGCCGAGGCCGATCATGGAGCCGAGGACCTCGTTGCGGTCGGCGAGGGAGCGCAGCTCGGCGATCACCTCGGCCTCGCTGCGGGCGCCCGGGAGGTCCAGTGCCTCGGTGCTCTTGATCACTGCCGGGACCGCGGCGGCCGTGAGCTCGTCGAGCGACCCGTAGCCGACGTGGGCGAGCATCTTGGCGCAGGCCTCGTGGTCGGGGCCGATGTGGCGCTGCTCGAAGGGGACTGCCTCTTCGAGCTCGGAGAGCGGAATGCGGTGGGCGGTCATTACGGAGGCCTCCTGGTCGACACGACCTGCGAGGGGCACCACGGCACGGGTACCCGGACGGCCTCCCCCTCTGTCATCTCAACCTGAGAGCTTCACCGGATCGCCCGAAGGCCTCCGGCTTTCACCGTCGGTGAGAGCGGACGCCGTCGACACCCGCCCTGCTTTCCAGAGTGACCTCGTCCGTGCGGTACGTGAGCCTGAGAGATTCCGGGGAGGATTTGCTCCTTCGGCGCCTCCGATGGTGTCTGGAGGACTCTCCCGCACGGGGTCAACAGCCGCTGCCAGCGTACCAGCGAGGTCAACGCACGAACCGTCGAGTGGCCGCATCCCCACTTGTACCGTTTTGTAGTGTTTACGGATGAGGTGCGACCAGCTGGAGGGCCCGTGCGAACCGATATCGATCCGCGCAACCTGATCGGCCGCAAGGCGTTCGACCGCAACGGGACCAGGATCGGCACCATCGACGAGGTCTACCTCGACGACGCCACCGGCGAGCCGGAGTGGGCGGCCATACGGACCGGTCTGTTCAGCAGGGACGCATTCGTCCCCCTGGAGCCCAGTGAACTGATCGAGGGCGCCCTGCACGTGCCCTTCGAACGCGCCCTGATCAAGGACGCCCCCGACTTCGGCGTCGGCCGTCACCTCTCCCCGGAGCAGGAACTGCAGCTCTACCACCACTACGGTCTCGACGTCGCCGCCCCGCCCCCGCTCCCGGACCACGACTTCGGCAAGCTGGCGGGCACCGACGAGAC contains these protein-coding regions:
- the gcvP gene encoding aminomethyl-transferring glycine dehydrogenase, coding for MTAHRIPLSELEEAVPFEQRHIGPDHEACAKMLAHVGYGSLDELTAAAVPAVIKSTEALDLPGARSEAEVIAELRSLADRNEVLGSMIGLGYYGTFTPPVIMRNVMENPSWYTAYTPYQPEISQGRLEALLNFQTMVAELTGLPTSGASLLDEGTAAAEAMALSRRLGKNKKGLFLVDADTLPQTVAVIQTRAEPAGVEVVVADLSEGIPADIAERDINGVLLQYPGASGAVRDIKPVIDRAHELGALVTVAADLLALTLLKSPGELGADIAVGTTQRFGVPMGFGGPHAGYMAVQDKMARSLPGRLVGVSVDADGNKAYRLALQTREQHIRREKATSNICTAQVLLAVMAGMYAVYHGPEGLKGIARRTHRYATVLAAGLANGGVEVVHGSYFDTVTVRVEGRAAEVVAAARDNGVNLRLVDADRVSIACDETTTRAQLRAVWAAFGVEGVVEALDASTEDGLPAALLRTDDYLTHPVFHQHRSETAMLRYLRKLADRDYALDRGMIPLGSCTMKLNATTEMEPVTWPEFGQLHPFAPAEQAGGYLTLIHELEDRLAEVTGYDKVSLQPNAGSQGELAGLLAVRGYHRANGDEQRTVCLIPSSAHGTNAASAVMAGMKVVVVKTAEDGEIDVDDLRAKIEQYRDQLAVLMITYPSTHGVFEEHVADICAQVHEAGGQVYVDGANLNALVGLAKPGHFGGDVSHLNLHKTFCIPHGGGGPGVGPVAVREHLAPYLPNHPLQPEAGPETGVGPISAAPWGSAGILPISWAYVRLMGGEGLKRATQVAVLSANYIAKRLEPHYPVLYTGPGGLVAHECIIDLRPLTKATGVSVDDVAKRLIDYGFHAPTMSFPVAGTLMIEPTESEDLAELDRFCEAMIAIRAEIEKVGSGEWPAEDNPLRGAPHTAGALAGEWEHAYSREEAVFPAGVSTADKYWPPVRRIDQAYGDRNLVCSCPPLDAYED
- a CDS encoding PRC-barrel domain-containing protein: MRTDIDPRNLIGRKAFDRNGTRIGTIDEVYLDDATGEPEWAAIRTGLFSRDAFVPLEPSELIEGALHVPFERALIKDAPDFGVGRHLSPEQELQLYHHYGLDVAAPPPLPDHDFGKLAGTDETA